The nucleotide sequence AACCTTCTGTGCCGAATAATTCCACAATATTGATATGATCACCGGTTTTGTCGAAACGTTCTCGTTCGTCTTTGAATTTATCCAATAGAAATAATCCAGCATTTCTGCCTTCTTTCAGGCTATCGGTTCCAATAAATCCTGCATATAACGATGGATCTTCCACATCAATTTTCCGGTCGGTGACTAAAACAGGAATTCCGGCATCACGGGCTTCTTGCAGTACATTATCCCAACCATCGGTTACAATTGGTACAAAAACGATTACATCAACTTGATATGCAATAAAAGATCGCAATGCTTTTATCTGGTTCTCCTGTTTTTGCTCAGCATTGTCATATACCAGCTGCACCCCTCGTTCTGCTGCTGCTTCCTGTACTGAGCGGGTGTTACAAGTTCTCCAGGCGCTTTCAGCACCTATCTGTGAAAAACCAACGATAATACCTTCGTCCTCGATGGTTTGGGAACGTTTCCCTTCTTGTGCACCGCATCCAACAAAAATAGTTATGATGATGAGAGAAATGATGATAAGGAGTTGCTTACTGATTAGCTTATTGTTATGAAACATTAGAAGAACCTTTATACGTGGATGTTACCCTATTATACATTCACTACATAAGAATTAACAAGGAGAATAGGGGAGGTCTGAACGCTCTTTGTGATGCTCCAGGGATACTGTATACTCAGCAAGGTGTATTGGAATAAGCCTTGAAATTTGATTACACAAAATGCCCTTATGCCATTACAATGGTATTTACTAAAATTGAGTAAGAGGAGAGGAAAGAGTATGCAGTATCTTGCATGGTTAGCACCAATAGCGTTTGTTTTTTCATTAGCAGCACTTGCTCAAGTAGGATCTTTAAAAAATAGAGTTGAAGAACTCAAAAAAGAACTACAAGTAGTAAAAGAAAAAACAACTCCAAATAACTAGTTGATTACATAAATCCAAGTAGGATAGGGCAATTAAATTGTTACCTAAGATGTAATGATTGGGTTGTATCGTAAACGGTAAGGATACTCATGTCTTTGATCATTGTTTGTATGTGATTGACATGACCAGGTGGTCATGTTATGGTGTGACCGACTGGTCATATTTGAGGAGTTGTTATGCCAAAACCTACATTTTTCAATCTTGATAAAGAAAAGAGAAATCAAATCATTGCTGTGTCCCTTGAGGAATTTTCAGAGCATACCTTTGAAGAAGCATCGGTAAACACCATCGTTAAACGGTCGAAGATATCGAAGGGAAGCCTTTACCAATATTTTGATGATAAGAAAGAATTGTACCTTTATTTGATTGAGATAGCAGGAGATAAGAAATTCACGTATCTTAAAACATGCGAAACTTGTATGCATACAAAGGGGTTTGTTGAGTGCTTCACAGACCTTATGGTACTTGGCTGTGAATATGATTTGGCTAACCCCGCTCATAGCAAACTCCTTCATCGAACATTAACAGGTCCATTGGTTGATGAAAGCATAGAAAAAATGCTCGAAATGAATCGTCGCTTTATGAGGAACTTGATCGAGCGGGGAATAGCCGCACACCAAGTACGAAATGATGTTGATCTGGATACAATGGTGTTTTACCTCAGTTCAATGACTTTGGAGTTCGCAAAATTAATAGCCGTGAAAGCTGGTGTCACCTACTACGGAGATATGTATAAGCCGGAACATTTACATAAGGTGCGAAGTATGGATCTCGTTGCTGTTGTAAAAGAGTTAATGAAATTAATGGCAGGAGGATTGTCTCCGCTGAAACAATCGTGAGGTGTAGGAAATGCATGCATTTTTTGACAAGTATAGTGTAGTGATGGCAGCAGCACTGCTGAAACGCCACACCTGGTTCAACAAAAGTATCATGAGCCCGACTTTCGATGAGCAATTTGATTCAATTAATTTGGTCATACCTGAGTTCAAGGAAGCAGGATACTATGAAGTGAAGGGAACATATCCAGGGGGAATGCTAGATCCAGCCTTCCATGTAGTACAATTTATCGGCTGGGACAAACCAACATTGATCTACCATCATGGGAACAATGAACAACCTTTCAACTATGGGCATGTTGCAAAGAATACTTTCAAGACGGTGATTCTGTCCAACAAGGATCAATTCGATGCCAATATCATTAATATTAGGGCCCCATTCCACCATAATGGCATGCGCCAATACTTGGAGAAGATTGGGTATCTTTCGGAATTTACCGCTATGCTGTCAGCTTCGGTCAAACTTGTCGAACAGTTGGTAGAAACCTTGAAATTGAAAGGTAACGGGAAAGTGGTGGTAAGCGGTGTGAGTCTCGGAGGCTGGGTAACGAACCTTCATAGGAGCTATTTTAATAGCGCTGATACC is from uncultured Sphaerochaeta sp. and encodes:
- a CDS encoding alpha/beta hydrolase family protein codes for the protein MAAALLKRHTWFNKSIMSPTFDEQFDSINLVIPEFKEAGYYEVKGTYPGGMLDPAFHVVQFIGWDKPTLIYHHGNNEQPFNYGHVAKNTFKTVILSNKDQFDANIINIRAPFHHNGMRQYLEKIGYLSEFTAMLSASVKLVEQLVETLKLKGNGKVVVSGVSLGGWVTNLHRSYFNSADTYIPMFAGAALDELFLSSYYRKLSSSLVRTNPEEITRILNFEEQFKSCHKSNVYPLMARYDQIIEYERQRRCYGSTPINIIDKGHITGALASHLLSEHVLSAMKE
- a CDS encoding TetR/AcrR family transcriptional regulator, with translation MPKPTFFNLDKEKRNQIIAVSLEEFSEHTFEEASVNTIVKRSKISKGSLYQYFDDKKELYLYLIEIAGDKKFTYLKTCETCMHTKGFVECFTDLMVLGCEYDLANPAHSKLLHRTLTGPLVDESIEKMLEMNRRFMRNLIERGIAAHQVRNDVDLDTMVFYLSSMTLEFAKLIAVKAGVTYYGDMYKPEHLHKVRSMDLVAVVKELMKLMAGGLSPLKQS
- a CDS encoding ABC transporter substrate-binding protein, with amino-acid sequence MFHNNKLISKQLLIIISLIIITIFVGCGAQEGKRSQTIEDEGIIVGFSQIGAESAWRTCNTRSVQEAAAERGVQLVYDNAEQKQENQIKALRSFIAYQVDVIVFVPIVTDGWDNVLQEARDAGIPVLVTDRKIDVEDPSLYAGFIGTDSLKEGRNAGLFLLDKFKDERERFDKTGDHINIVELFGTEGSSVALGRAEGFREVLKDDPAFKIVYSKSGDFLRSKGYELAVEFLDMHDDIDVIYSHNDGMTLGAIEAMEERGIIPGADIVIVTIDAQQAAIDALREGKVNCVIECNPKTGPEIIKLAEKLAAGEEIPRLQYVHEEVFYETDDLSLIAPRGY